The following are from one region of the Paenibacillus sabinae T27 genome:
- the sigE gene encoding RNA polymerase sporulation sigma factor SigE, whose protein sequence is MIKWRLTLQLQYYRVLFLLGLKSQEIYYIGGSEALPPPLTREEEDYLLQRLPSGDAAVRAMLIERNLRLVVYIARKFENTGINIEDLVSIGAIGLIKAVNTFDPEKKIKLATYASRCIENEILMYLRRNSKTRSEVSFDEPLNIDWDGNELLLSDVLGTENDTIYRNIEEQVDRKLLQKALEKLSERERLIMELRFGLRGGEEKTQKDVADLLGISQSYISRLEKRIIKRLRKEFNKMV, encoded by the coding sequence ATGATCAAATGGAGACTGACGCTGCAGCTCCAGTATTACCGGGTGCTGTTTCTGCTCGGGCTGAAAAGCCAGGAAATTTATTATATCGGAGGGAGCGAGGCCCTTCCCCCGCCGCTCACACGGGAGGAGGAGGATTATCTGCTCCAGCGCCTCCCCTCGGGCGACGCGGCCGTACGCGCCATGCTGATCGAGCGCAATCTGCGCCTTGTCGTGTACATAGCCCGTAAATTTGAAAATACCGGCATCAATATCGAGGATCTGGTGTCGATCGGCGCCATCGGTCTGATCAAGGCGGTCAATACGTTCGACCCCGAGAAGAAAATCAAGCTCGCCACATACGCGTCGCGCTGTATCGAGAACGAGATCCTCATGTACCTTCGCCGCAATAGTAAAACGCGCAGCGAGGTATCCTTCGACGAGCCGCTGAATATCGACTGGGACGGCAATGAGCTGCTGCTGTCAGACGTGCTTGGCACCGAGAACGACACCATCTACCGCAACATTGAGGAGCAGGTGGACCGCAAGCTGCTGCAAAAGGCGCTGGAGAAGTTGAGCGAGCGGGAGCGGCTTATTATGGAGCTTCGGTTCGGGCTGCGCGGCGGCGAGGAGAAGACGCAGAAGGACGTTGCCGATCTGCTCGGTATCTCCCAATCCTATATTTCCCGGCTGGAAAAAAGAATAATCAAGCGGCTGCGTAAAGAGTTCAACAAGATGGTTTAG
- the murG gene encoding undecaprenyldiphospho-muramoylpentapeptide beta-N-acetylglucosaminyltransferase: protein MRIVLSGGGTGGHIYPAVAVARQLEAEEDASAFLYIGGTRGLESKLVPQENLPFRSIDITGFRRKLSLDNVKTVMRFLRGVKESKRMLKEFKPDVVVGTGGYVCGPVVYAASKLGIPTLIHEQNAIPGLTNKFLSRYASTVAVSFEGTESAFPAGKRVIYTGNPRATTVSKANPQRGFASLGIPDGSTVVLVVGGSRGAKAINEAMIEMASLAVKESQVHYVYVTGEPYYEGTRKSLREKLGSLPNWLHVLPYVHNMPEVLACTSLIVNRAGASFLAEITALGIPSVLIPSPNVTNNHQEANARQLERAGAAVVILEKDLTGQSLYKAVRSITGDPALRKSMSEASSKLGKRDSAALVVKELRRLAGGK from the coding sequence ATGCGTATCGTATTAAGCGGCGGCGGCACGGGAGGACATATTTATCCCGCCGTCGCCGTGGCAAGGCAGCTGGAGGCTGAGGAAGACGCTTCCGCATTTTTGTATATCGGCGGGACGCGGGGGCTGGAGAGTAAGCTGGTTCCCCAGGAGAACCTTCCGTTCCGATCGATCGATATTACCGGGTTCCGCCGGAAGCTTTCCCTTGACAATGTGAAGACGGTCATGCGTTTCCTTAGAGGCGTGAAAGAGTCCAAGCGGATGCTGAAGGAATTTAAGCCCGATGTGGTCGTCGGAACGGGCGGCTATGTCTGCGGACCCGTTGTCTATGCCGCTTCCAAGCTTGGCATTCCAACACTGATTCATGAGCAGAACGCCATACCGGGTCTGACCAACAAGTTTTTGAGCCGGTATGCGAGCACCGTGGCGGTCAGCTTCGAGGGAACCGAATCAGCCTTCCCGGCAGGCAAGCGCGTGATTTACACGGGGAACCCGCGCGCTACAACGGTCAGCAAGGCGAATCCGCAGCGGGGCTTCGCTTCCCTGGGCATTCCGGACGGCAGCACGGTCGTGCTGGTGGTGGGCGGCAGCCGGGGGGCGAAAGCGATCAATGAGGCGATGATCGAGATGGCTTCGCTTGCCGTCAAGGAATCGCAGGTCCATTACGTGTACGTCACGGGCGAGCCTTATTACGAGGGGACCCGCAAGAGCCTGCGCGAGAAGCTGGGAAGCCTTCCGAACTGGCTGCATGTGCTGCCCTATGTTCATAATATGCCGGAAGTGCTCGCCTGCACCTCCCTGATTGTGAACCGTGCGGGAGCTTCGTTTCTCGCGGAAATTACGGCGCTGGGCATCCCCTCCGTTCTCATTCCGTCACCGAATGTGACGAACAACCATCAGGAGGCGAATGCGCGGCAGCTGGAACGCGCGGGAGCGGCGGTTGTGATCCTGGAGAAGGATTTAACCGGCCAGTCGCTGTACAAGGCGGTCCGCTCTATTACGGGCGACCCGGCGCTCCGCAAGTCCATGTCCGAAGCCTCGAGCAAACTGGGCAAGCGGGATTCCGCTGCGCTTGTTGTTAAGGAGCTTCGGCGGCTTGCGGGCGGCAAGTGA
- the murA gene encoding UDP-N-acetylglucosamine 1-carboxyvinyltransferase, with protein MDKLVIEGGIPLSGTIRIHGAKNAALPILAASLLAEGVHSLHNVPKLLDIETMLAIMERLGCTAAHDGDTVTVDTASACSSHVPEDLMKQMRSSIFLMGPLLARFGEVTIYQPGGCAIGERKIDLHLRGLESLGAEIEEANGKISCRAKRLKGCDIHLDFPSVGATENIMMAAATAEGTTTISGAAREPEIQDLQNFLNRMGASIIGAGTDTITIQGVQKLLPCSYEVIPDRIVAGTVMIAAAATRGDVTLAHTNVGHLNSLIHVLKRAGVQITVCNDIINISCMGRPRAVERIVTSPYPSFPTDLQSQIMVLLALADGYSVIKETVFEGRFKHVEEMARMGADISTHLNRAFIRGVKRLYGATVEATDLRAGAALVIAGLAAQGTTVVEQAHHIDRGYDGIELLFQKLGARISRRTPVPGPIDLAN; from the coding sequence TTGGACAAATTGGTGATTGAGGGTGGAATTCCCCTGTCAGGCACCATACGTATCCATGGAGCAAAAAACGCGGCGCTGCCCATACTGGCCGCCAGCCTGCTGGCTGAAGGCGTTCACTCGCTGCACAATGTACCGAAGCTGCTGGACATCGAAACGATGCTCGCGATTATGGAGCGGCTGGGCTGCACTGCCGCACATGACGGAGATACGGTAACGGTGGACACGGCGTCCGCCTGTTCATCCCATGTTCCGGAAGATCTGATGAAGCAAATGAGATCTTCCATCTTCCTGATGGGGCCTCTGCTGGCCAGATTCGGGGAAGTAACCATCTATCAGCCGGGAGGCTGCGCCATCGGTGAACGCAAGATCGATCTGCATTTGCGAGGGCTGGAGTCTCTGGGGGCGGAGATCGAGGAAGCGAACGGTAAAATCTCCTGCCGGGCGAAGCGGCTGAAGGGCTGTGACATTCATCTCGACTTTCCAAGCGTCGGCGCGACGGAAAATATTATGATGGCCGCCGCGACAGCCGAGGGCACCACGACGATTTCGGGAGCTGCCCGGGAGCCGGAGATCCAGGATCTGCAGAATTTCCTGAACCGGATGGGCGCCTCCATTATCGGGGCGGGCACCGATACGATTACCATTCAGGGTGTACAGAAGCTGCTGCCGTGCAGCTATGAAGTCATTCCCGACCGGATTGTCGCAGGCACCGTCATGATTGCCGCCGCGGCGACCCGGGGAGACGTCACGCTCGCGCATACCAACGTGGGTCATCTGAATTCGCTGATTCACGTCCTGAAGCGCGCCGGTGTTCAAATCACAGTATGCAATGATATAATTAATATTAGTTGTATGGGGCGTCCCCGGGCCGTAGAACGTATTGTTACTTCCCCTTATCCATCTTTTCCGACGGATCTTCAGTCGCAGATTATGGTGCTCCTCGCATTGGCCGACGGTTACAGCGTGATCAAGGAGACCGTATTTGAAGGAAGATTCAAGCATGTGGAAGAAATGGCCCGTATGGGCGCGGATATATCTACCCATTTGAACCGTGCGTTTATCCGGGGCGTCAAACGGCTCTACGGGGCAACGGTGGAAGCGACCGATTTACGGGCCGGCGCGGCGCTCGTCATAGCGGGGCTGGCCGCTCAAGGCACCACCGTCGTTGAACAGGCTCATCATATTGACAGAGGATACGACGGCATTGAACTGCTGTTTCAGAAGCTGGGCGCCCGGATCAGCCGCAGGACGCCTGTTCCGGGCCCCATTGATCTGGCCAATTAA
- the sigG gene encoding RNA polymerase sporulation sigma factor SigG, with product MTRNKVEICGVDTAKLPVLTNAEMRELFTSLQQKGEKSAREKLVNGNLRLVLSVIQRFNNRGEFVDDLFQVGCIGLMKAIDNFDLSQNVKFSTYAVPMIIGEIRRYLRDNNPIRVSRSLRDIAYKALQVRDSLTNQNSREPTIFEISEALGVPKEDVVFALDAIQDPVSLFEPIYHDGGDPIYVMDQISDDKNKDVSWIEEIALREAMQRLGQREKRILSMRFFEGKTQMEVADEIGISQAQVSRLEKSAIQQMQKHVKS from the coding sequence ATGACCCGAAATAAAGTCGAGATATGCGGTGTGGATACCGCCAAGCTGCCCGTTCTGACGAACGCGGAGATGCGGGAGCTGTTCACTTCGCTGCAGCAGAAGGGCGAGAAATCCGCCAGAGAGAAATTGGTGAACGGCAATCTGAGACTGGTGCTGAGCGTAATCCAGCGGTTCAACAACCGCGGGGAATTCGTTGACGATTTGTTTCAGGTGGGCTGTATCGGGCTGATGAAAGCCATTGATAACTTCGACCTGTCGCAGAATGTAAAATTTTCCACCTATGCGGTGCCGATGATCATCGGTGAAATCCGCCGCTACCTGAGGGACAACAACCCGATACGCGTCTCACGCTCGCTCAGGGACATCGCTTACAAGGCGCTCCAGGTGCGGGACAGTCTGACCAACCAGAATTCCCGGGAACCCACGATTTTTGAAATTTCCGAGGCGCTTGGCGTTCCGAAAGAGGATGTCGTATTCGCACTCGATGCCATTCAGGACCCCGTTTCCTTATTCGAGCCGATCTACCACGATGGCGGCGATCCGATTTACGTCATGGACCAGATCAGCGACGACAAAAACAAAGACGTCTCCTGGATTGAGGAAATTGCGCTGCGGGAGGCGATGCAGAGGTTGGGGCAGCGGGAAAAACGCATCCTGTCGATGCGGTTTTTCGAGGGCAAGACGCAAATGGAGGTCGCCGACGAAATCGGCATTTCACAGGCGCAGGTATCCCGGCTTGAGAAGTCGGCCATCCAGCAGATGCAAAAGCATGTGAAGTCATAA
- the ftsZ gene encoding cell division protein FtsZ: MLEFDFEMESLAQIKVIGVGGGGSNAVNRMIENGVQGVEFITVNTDAQALHMAKSEHKLQIGDKLTRGLGAGANPEVGKKAAEESRDLISNTLKGADMVFVTAGMGGGTGTGAAPVIAEIAKECGALTVGVVTRPFTFEGRKRSTQAELGIEALKEKVDTLIVIPNDRLLEIVDKKTPMLEAFREADNVLRQAVQGISDLIAVPGLINLDFADVKTIMTERGSALMGIGIATGENRASEAARKAIMSPLLETSIEGARGVIMNITGGSNLSLYEVNEAAEIVTSASDPEVNMIFGAIIEESMKDEIKVTVIATGFEHKAAPTAQRRPASNQTEQAPDKTNNLRPFGNQVSSDQLDIPTFLRNRSRGNRE; encoded by the coding sequence ATGTTGGAATTTGATTTTGAAATGGAGAGCCTGGCGCAAATTAAGGTCATCGGCGTTGGCGGCGGCGGCAGCAATGCGGTCAACCGGATGATTGAGAACGGCGTGCAGGGCGTTGAGTTCATAACGGTTAATACGGACGCCCAGGCGCTGCATATGGCCAAATCGGAACATAAATTGCAAATCGGGGACAAGCTGACCCGCGGCTTGGGTGCAGGCGCCAATCCGGAGGTCGGCAAGAAGGCCGCTGAAGAATCCCGCGATCTGATCTCGAATACGCTCAAGGGAGCCGACATGGTATTCGTTACCGCAGGCATGGGCGGCGGCACCGGTACCGGTGCTGCGCCGGTGATTGCCGAAATCGCCAAGGAATGCGGAGCGCTTACAGTTGGCGTAGTTACCCGTCCTTTTACCTTTGAAGGCCGCAAGCGTTCCACGCAAGCCGAGCTCGGTATCGAGGCGCTGAAGGAAAAGGTCGATACACTTATCGTCATTCCCAACGACCGTCTCCTCGAAATCGTTGATAAGAAGACTCCGATGCTGGAAGCCTTCCGCGAAGCGGATAACGTGCTGCGTCAGGCTGTACAAGGGATTTCCGACCTGATCGCCGTTCCGGGCCTCATCAACCTTGACTTTGCCGACGTGAAGACGATCATGACGGAACGCGGATCGGCTCTGATGGGTATCGGCATCGCGACAGGCGAGAACCGGGCATCGGAAGCCGCACGTAAGGCGATCATGAGCCCGCTGCTTGAAACTTCCATCGAGGGAGCCCGAGGCGTCATTATGAACATTACCGGCGGCTCCAATCTCTCACTGTATGAAGTCAATGAAGCGGCCGAGATCGTCACTTCCGCCTCTGACCCCGAAGTCAATATGATCTTCGGCGCGATTATCGAAGAGAGCATGAAGGACGAAATCAAAGTTACGGTCATCGCGACAGGCTTCGAGCATAAGGCAGCACCAACTGCGCAACGCCGTCCGGCTTCGAACCAGACCGAGCAGGCCCCGGATAAGACGAACAACCTTCGTCCGTTCGGCAACCAGGTAAGCTCCGATCAGCTCGACATTCCGACCTTCCTGCGCAACCGCTCGCGGGGTAACCGCGAGTAA
- the spoIIGA gene encoding sigma-E processing peptidase SpoIIGA: MVVYIDLIFAANLLIDAVLLWLTGWMIKVRIRWWRLWLSALVGALYVVMMFVPELSFMYTFLIKFGLSVIMIGVAFGFTSLQGFLRSMGAFYIINFAAAGGILGVHYLLQSSGDIWNGILYTAAGGYAYRLKIGFWFVLFILLLVLGCYKAVHSSRARREKLEAYIGTVQVEIEGVTVTCSGLLDTGNRLYDPLTKTPVMVMEASLWEEYLPESWKGRLSQEGADQLLLETDGQSFIWQDRLRLVPYRGVNRGASFMLALKPDHVAVTLGETTTGHRKVLIGLDGGTLSGDGAYRAIIHPDLAQSESAIHPGGVA; the protein is encoded by the coding sequence ATGGTAGTTTATATCGACTTGATCTTTGCCGCCAATTTGCTGATCGACGCAGTGCTGCTGTGGCTCACCGGATGGATGATCAAGGTCAGGATCAGGTGGTGGAGGCTTTGGCTGTCTGCCCTGGTCGGCGCGTTGTATGTCGTTATGATGTTTGTGCCGGAGCTTTCGTTCATGTATACCTTTCTGATCAAGTTCGGTTTGTCGGTCATCATGATCGGTGTCGCTTTCGGTTTTACCAGCCTGCAGGGCTTTTTGCGAAGCATGGGGGCCTTCTACATCATTAATTTTGCTGCGGCGGGCGGTATTCTGGGCGTACATTACCTGCTTCAGAGCTCCGGGGATATCTGGAACGGAATTCTGTATACGGCGGCTGGAGGTTATGCTTACCGGCTAAAAATCGGATTTTGGTTCGTGCTGTTCATCCTGCTGCTTGTGCTGGGCTGTTACAAAGCCGTTCATTCCTCCCGGGCGCGAAGAGAGAAGCTGGAAGCTTATATCGGCACAGTGCAGGTCGAAATTGAAGGCGTGACCGTCACCTGCTCCGGATTGCTCGACACCGGGAACCGGCTGTACGATCCGTTGACCAAAACCCCCGTTATGGTGATGGAAGCTTCGCTGTGGGAGGAGTATTTGCCGGAAAGCTGGAAAGGGCGTTTGTCGCAGGAAGGGGCGGATCAGCTGCTTTTGGAAACGGACGGGCAGTCCTTTATATGGCAAGACCGGCTAAGACTCGTCCCTTACCGCGGGGTGAACAGGGGAGCGTCTTTTATGCTGGCGCTGAAGCCGGACCATGTTGCGGTGACCCTTGGCGAAACGACCACCGGGCACCGGAAAGTGCTAATCGGCCTTGACGGCGGCACGCTGTCCGGGGATGGGGCTTACCGGGCGATCATTCATCCCGATTTGGCCCAGAGCGAGTCTGCGATTCATCCGGGCGGAGTTGCCTGA
- a CDS encoding cell division protein FtsQ/DivIB, with protein MPNTRLPVLQEDKPKKKRSRKVTAILLLLFIALLGVIFFRSSASRITEIEFRGSKYSTSEELLRQSGLKKGGQFFAVSKSGVEKSLLELNTVQKVTVDKRFPGVISVQVTEFPAVAYELDPKGSLKAILSSGASVSIDESGIAVEKPILTGWKATDPYKAKLCGVLAGIPNELTSDISEIVPSPSLSFPDRIKLYTRSHFEVTTAVSLLKDKVEYLNQVIETKEPGMITMLEADSYVPFRGDSAQEGADDK; from the coding sequence ATGCCAAATACCCGACTGCCTGTTCTTCAAGAGGACAAGCCCAAGAAAAAAAGAAGCCGTAAAGTGACGGCGATCCTGCTGCTGCTGTTTATCGCGCTGCTAGGCGTCATTTTTTTCCGTTCTTCGGCCAGCCGCATTACGGAAATCGAATTCCGCGGCAGCAAATATTCCACTTCGGAAGAGCTTCTTCGGCAGAGCGGCCTCAAAAAAGGAGGACAGTTCTTCGCCGTATCGAAGAGCGGAGTGGAGAAGTCGCTGCTTGAGCTGAACACGGTGCAAAAGGTGACGGTGGACAAGCGTTTTCCAGGTGTAATTTCGGTTCAGGTTACCGAATTTCCAGCTGTTGCGTACGAGCTTGATCCCAAAGGCAGCTTGAAGGCGATCCTGTCCAGCGGCGCGTCGGTATCCATCGACGAGAGCGGAATCGCGGTGGAGAAGCCGATCCTGACCGGCTGGAAGGCTACGGACCCGTATAAAGCGAAGCTGTGCGGAGTGCTGGCCGGGATACCGAATGAGCTGACGAGCGACATTTCTGAAATCGTGCCGTCGCCATCGCTCTCTTTTCCGGACCGGATCAAGCTGTATACCCGTTCGCACTTTGAAGTGACCACTGCCGTCTCTCTGCTGAAGGACAAAGTGGAATATCTGAACCAGGTCATCGAAACGAAAGAGCCGGGGATGATAACGATGCTTGAGGCGGATTCCTACGTTCCTTTCCGGGGCGACAGCGCGCAAGAGGGCGCAGATGATAAATAG
- the ftsA gene encoding cell division protein FtsA — protein MSNNDIIVSLDIGTSKVRAIIGEVTNGTLNIIGVGSADSEGIRKGAIVDIDQTVQSIRNAVEHAEQMVGIQISEVYVGISGNHIGLQSSHGVVAVQNEDREIGEEDILRVLKAAEVIALPPEREVIDVVAKQYIVDGLEGIQDPRGMIGVRLEVEATIVTGAKTPIHNLLRCVEKSGLRIKDLVLMSLGAGGLALSKDEKSMGAVLVDIGAGATTIAVYEEGSLIATSTIPIGGEFVTNDIAYGLRTLTDQAEKVKLKYGCAWIDDAASDVVFKVLRIGSNVEKEFNQEDLAAIIEPRVQEIFHLILQEVKRLGYSDLPGGYILTGGTVSMPGVLKAAQSELSASVRIAVPDYIGVRDPGFTSGVGILHHVVRSFRGRGGSASANKKTVSRSKPNAAPSQEAVQKQGFVERLKNIFSDFI, from the coding sequence TTGAGCAACAATGACATCATTGTTAGTTTGGACATCGGTACATCCAAAGTTCGGGCAATTATCGGGGAAGTTACCAATGGAACCTTGAATATTATCGGTGTCGGCTCTGCCGACTCGGAAGGCATACGCAAAGGCGCGATTGTAGACATCGATCAGACGGTACAGTCCATCAGAAACGCAGTCGAGCACGCGGAACAGATGGTGGGCATTCAAATATCCGAAGTGTATGTCGGCATTTCCGGCAATCATATCGGCCTGCAATCCAGCCATGGCGTAGTTGCCGTCCAGAATGAAGATCGCGAAATCGGCGAGGAGGATATCCTGCGCGTTCTCAAGGCTGCGGAAGTGATCGCACTGCCTCCTGAACGCGAAGTGATCGATGTCGTCGCCAAGCAATATATCGTCGATGGTCTTGAAGGCATTCAGGACCCCCGCGGAATGATCGGTGTTCGCCTGGAAGTAGAAGCCACCATCGTTACCGGAGCCAAGACGCCAATACATAACCTGCTGCGCTGTGTGGAGAAATCGGGGCTGAGGATTAAGGATCTCGTACTGATGTCTCTCGGAGCTGGCGGGTTAGCGCTTTCCAAAGATGAAAAATCAATGGGAGCGGTTCTGGTGGATATCGGTGCGGGCGCGACGACGATTGCCGTATATGAAGAAGGTTCCCTTATTGCAACCTCAACGATACCGATCGGCGGAGAATTTGTTACGAATGATATCGCCTACGGACTGCGGACGCTGACCGATCAGGCGGAGAAAGTCAAGCTTAAATACGGATGCGCCTGGATTGATGACGCGGCCTCCGATGTTGTGTTCAAGGTGCTGAGAATCGGCAGCAACGTGGAGAAGGAGTTCAATCAGGAGGATTTGGCGGCGATTATCGAGCCCCGGGTCCAGGAGATTTTCCACCTGATTCTCCAGGAAGTGAAGCGGCTTGGTTACAGTGACCTCCCCGGAGGTTATATACTTACGGGTGGAACTGTATCGATGCCGGGCGTATTGAAGGCGGCGCAATCGGAATTATCGGCGTCCGTCCGGATTGCGGTACCCGATTACATCGGGGTGAGAGACCCCGGATTTACAAGCGGCGTCGGCATTTTGCACCACGTTGTCCGAAGCTTTCGGGGACGCGGCGGCTCTGCTAGCGCGAACAAGAAAACGGTCAGCCGCAGCAAGCCGAATGCCGCGCCAAGCCAGGAGGCCGTCCAGAAGCAAGGATTCGTGGAGCGACTCAAAAATATTTTCAGCGATTTCATATAG
- the spoVE gene encoding stage V sporulation protein E — translation MNKTRPAPDIWLLIPILALLAIGMIMVYSAGSVLGFRNYGDSFYFVKRQLLFAALGLAAMFFTANVEYRVLKRLSRPALIVCFVLLVIVLIPGIGVVRGGARSWLGISSFGIQPSEFMKMGMILYLANWLSREDYDITSFTRGLLPPLALIGTAFGLIMLQPDLGTGTVMMGATLMMVFTAGARMKHLLGLGAAGVAGFAALVAAAPYRIQRITAFLDPWSDPLGKGYQIIQSLYAIGPGGLGGLGLGMSRQKYSYVPEPQTDFIFSILAEELGFIGGLAVLTLFLILIWRGMRVAMSLPDRFGSYLAVGIVCMVAVQVVINIGVVIGMMPVTGITLPLISYGGSSLTLMLTALGILLNLSRYAR, via the coding sequence ATGAACAAGACCCGTCCCGCGCCGGATATCTGGCTGCTGATTCCGATTCTGGCGCTGCTGGCCATAGGCATGATTATGGTGTACAGTGCGGGCTCCGTGCTGGGCTTTCGCAATTATGGCGATTCTTTTTATTTTGTCAAAAGACAGCTGCTCTTTGCCGCCCTTGGTCTTGCCGCCATGTTCTTTACTGCCAATGTGGAATACCGGGTCCTGAAGAGGCTGTCCCGGCCGGCGCTTATCGTCTGCTTCGTGCTGCTTGTGATTGTATTGATTCCCGGAATCGGAGTCGTTCGCGGCGGCGCGCGAAGCTGGCTGGGCATCAGCTCTTTCGGCATCCAGCCCTCCGAATTCATGAAGATGGGGATGATTCTCTATCTGGCGAACTGGCTGAGCCGCGAGGATTACGACATCACTTCGTTCACGCGGGGCCTTCTGCCGCCGCTGGCCTTGATCGGGACAGCCTTCGGACTCATTATGCTTCAGCCCGATCTTGGCACAGGAACGGTGATGATGGGGGCGACTCTGATGATGGTCTTTACCGCCGGGGCAAGAATGAAGCATCTTCTCGGACTCGGAGCGGCGGGAGTCGCGGGATTTGCAGCACTTGTCGCCGCGGCCCCATACCGGATTCAGCGGATTACCGCGTTCCTTGATCCCTGGTCCGACCCGCTTGGCAAGGGGTATCAGATCATCCAGTCCTTGTATGCGATCGGCCCCGGAGGGCTTGGAGGACTTGGGCTTGGCATGAGCCGGCAGAAATACAGCTATGTGCCTGAGCCGCAGACGGACTTTATATTTTCCATCCTGGCCGAGGAGCTGGGTTTTATCGGCGGACTTGCGGTCCTCACCCTGTTCCTTATCCTGATCTGGCGGGGAATGAGGGTGGCGATGAGCCTGCCGGACCGTTTCGGCAGCTATCTGGCCGTCGGAATCGTCTGCATGGTGGCCGTGCAGGTCGTCATCAACATCGGCGTGGTCATCGGCATGATGCCGGTCACGGGCATTACGCTGCCGCTGATCAGCTATGGCGGCTCTTCGCTGACGCTGATGCTTACGGCGCTCGGCATTCTACTAAACTTATCCCGTTATGCGAGGTGA